The proteins below are encoded in one region of Paramisgurnus dabryanus chromosome 2, PD_genome_1.1, whole genome shotgun sequence:
- the pop7 gene encoding ribonuclease P protein subunit p20, whose protein sequence is MAEPRSPVSASVPHNPIAMPTPEGSSLEMDPMEYTLRKRLPRKLPKRRNDVYVNMKTDFKAQLARCQKLLDTHREICIHGLGLAINRAINIALQLQTSSQGALQLAANTSTVELIDDLEPEDPDEAGEPLTRTRNNSAIHIKVFYPSA, encoded by the coding sequence ATGGCCGAGCCACGAAGTCCGGTGTCCGCATCTGTACCCCACAATCCGATCGCGATGCCCACCCCCGAGGGCTCTTCTCTGGAGATGGACCCGATGGAGTACACCCTCCGCAAGCGCCTGCCCCGCAAACTGCCCAAACGACGGAACGACGTCTATGTCAATATGAAAACGGACTTCAAAGCCCAGCTGGCGAGGTGTCAGAAACTTCTGGACACTCACAGGGAAATCTGTATACACGGGCTGGGACTGGCGATCAACCGGGCCATTAACATCGCCCTGCAGCTTCAGACGTCCAGCCAGGGTGCGCTGCAGCTGGCGGCCAACACCTCCACCGTTGAGCTCATCGACGATCTGGAGCCTGAAGATCCGGATGAGGCGGGAGAGCCGCTCACACGCACCCGCAATAATTCGGCCATCCACATCAAAGTGTTTTATCCAAGTGCGTAA
- the epoa gene encoding LOW QUALITY PROTEIN: erythropoietin (The sequence of the model RefSeq protein was modified relative to this genomic sequence to represent the inferred CDS: inserted 1 base in 1 codon), with protein MGNRRSHGQNGEDPVRNXDSEMQIPRLFALLLMVLEWTCPGLSSPLRPICDLRVLDHFIKEAWDAEAAMKTCSDCSIVTNLTVPLTSVDFQVWEAMNIQEQAQEVQSGLQVLNEAISSLQAYNQTDVLHTYIDSSVRNIASIRQVLRSLSIPEYVPSTNNEEGQETQKVSSVSELFRVHINFLRGKVRHLLANAPVCHQAVS; from the exons ATGGGCAATAGACGGAGCCATGGTCAAAACGGAGAGGATCCTGTAAGGA TGGATTCTGAGATGCAGATACCCA GACTCTTTGCCTTACTGCTGATGGTGCTGGAGTGGACCTGTCCAGGCCTGTCCTCCCCATTACGCCCCATCTGTGACCTGCGCGTCCTCGACCATTTCATCAAGGAGGCCTGGGATGCAGAGGCTGCCATG AAAACTTGCTCTGATTGCAGCATTGTAACAAATCTCACTGTTCCTCTGACGAGTGTTGATTTTCAAGTGTGGGAAGCGATGAAT ATCCAGGAGCAAGCTCAGGAGGTCCAGTCAGGCCTGCAGGTGCTAAACGAAGCCATCAGCTCACTACAGGCATATAATCAAACGGACGTACTACACACCTACATAGATTCCAGTGTTAGAAATATTGCCAGCATCAGACAGGTGCTGCGAAGTCTCAGCATACCG GAATATGTTCCTTCAACCAATAATGAAGAGGGTCAGGAGACACAAAAAGTCTCCTCGGTTTCAGAGCTGTTTCGGGTCCACATCAACTTTCTGCGGGGAAAGGTGCGCCATCTGCTTGCCAATGCACCTGTCTGTCATCAGGCTGTCAGCTGA